Below is a window of Haloglycomyces albus DSM 45210 DNA.
TTCGACCTCGGCAATGATAGTGATAGCGCGGAGATCTCTGCACCGTCGACCGAGGAATCCGCGCCCGGCTGCAGTACCAAAGAGTGCGCCGACACGGGATTCGATATTCCCGCTGGGAACGGATTCATCGATATCGCCTACCTCAGCGACTGGCAGGAAAACAACGTTATCAGCCATATGTGGAAAATGGCGCTCGAAGACGCCGGATACGATGTCCGGCTTCACGATGTCGTCAGTATCCCGGTGGTTTTTAAAGGTCTCGCCGGCGATGATTACGATCTGTTCTTCGGCGCCTGGTCCAACACCCATGTAACCTACGTGGACGGTTACAGCGACGACGTCGAAGATCTGGGTTCTTGGTATGACAGCGCCGAATTGACGCTGGCGGTACCCGAATACGTCGACGAGGTCGACAGTATTGAGGATCTAGCGGATCACGCCGATCTCTTCAATGGTGAGATCACCGGAATCGAAGACGACTCCGGCATAACCACCATCACCGATGAGGTCCTTTCCACCTACGACCTGGACGACTTCGAGCAGATAAACTCTTCGACCGACAGCATGCTGAATAGTTTGGACGCCGCCATCAGACAAGTGGATCCGATCGTGGTTCCGCTGTGGAAGCCACATTGGGCCTACGGGGCCTACGATCTCAAAGTCCTGGACGACCCCGAAGGGGCCCTCGGAGAAACAGAGAGAATTCATACCCTGGCGCGGGACTATTTCAGTGACGAGTATCCCGAAGCCGTCGAAGCGCTGCAAACCTTCTACATGAACGATCAGGAACTGTCCGAACTGGAAAGTGTCGTTTTCCAGGATGGTGCCTACGAAGACGACGTCAAAGCCGGTGTGCTGGAGTGGTTGCGGGACAACCCTTTCAATGAGCTGAAGAAGTAATCTCGGTCTGGGAACGGCCCCGTGGTGGGCGTTCGTGAGGCCAAACCTCATCGCCGACTGCCGTGCGGGAACTCCAAACGGTACGGACATCGTTTCCGGTTTGGGAGAGTGGAACGACCAGTGCTCGTCTTTCAATACTGTAGAACGGCTCGTTACGGCTGACGTCGATGTTCCTGAGCAAGTGGAGCTCGTCATTGACGGGACGACTCAGCGAATCGACGGTAGTTCCAGCTGCCTCTTTGAAGTCGTGAAAGGTAACGGATGTTTGGGGGCTTGAGTGTGACGCCGCATAACGGGCATGATGGGTAGGGAATCCGTTTGGCTGTATGGGCATTCTTCGAAGATGAGGACTGATCGATGACGTATCCCCCGCCCGGCAACAATCCTCCATACCAGGGTCCCGGACACGGTTACCCCGGCCATCCGCCTGGTCCGCCGCGAAGGAACTACGCCGCTGTCGCCGCTATTGCCGCCGTCGCGGCGCTGGTGCTGTTCACCGGCATTGGCATCGGGGCGTATTTTTACCTTGGTGACGATGACGACGGCGCCGAAATCTCCGCGCCGTCGAGCGATGAATCCGAGTCCGGCGATTTCGACGACGAAGAAGACATCGACGACGAGACCGACGGCGGTATTGACGAGTACGCCGACGCCGGCTTTAACGTTCCCGACGGGACCGGTGGCATTACGATCGGCTACCTGGCCGAATGGGACGAAAACGTCGTCGTCAGCCATATGTGGAAGATGGCTCTTGAAGATGCCGGATACGACGTTGAACTGAAACCGACCACCTTTCCAGCCGTCTTCTCAGGTCTGACGACCAACAACTTTGATCTTTATCTCAACGGCACACTGCCTCGTACCCATGGCAATGATATGGACAGGTACGGCGACGAAGTGGAAGACCTGGGCGTTTGGTACGACACTGTGGAGTTCGCTTTGGCGGTGCCCAAGTACGTCAAGGAGGTCGACAGTATTGAGGACTTGGCGGACCATGCCGATCTTTTCGATGGTGAGATCAACGGAAACGAGTACAATTCCGGTCTCGCCACCGCCACCGATGAGGTCATTTCGACCTACGATCTAGACGACTTCGAACAAGTTTACTCCTCAATGAACAAGACGCTGAAGAGTCTGAGTACTGCGATCGGTCAGGAAGAACCGATCGTGGTGTCGCTGTGGAAGCCGCACTGGGCGTATGGTGCCTACGATCTCAAAGACTTGGATGATCCCGAGGGAGCCCTCGGGGAACCTCAGAAGATCCATAACCTGGCTCGCGATGGTTTCAGTGGCGATTTCCCGGAAGTCGCCGAGGCGATCGAGAGTTTCTACATGACCGACGAGCAGTTGTCTGATGTGCTGCAT
It encodes the following:
- a CDS encoding glycine betaine ABC transporter substrate-binding protein, giving the protein MTYPPPGNNPPYQGPGHGYPGHPPGPPRRNYAAVAAIAAVAALVLFTGIGIGAYFYLGDDDDGAEISAPSSDESESGDFDDEEDIDDETDGGIDEYADAGFNVPDGTGGITIGYLAEWDENVVVSHMWKMALEDAGYDVELKPTTFPAVFSGLTTNNFDLYLNGTLPRTHGNDMDRYGDEVEDLGVWYDTVEFALAVPKYVKEVDSIEDLADHADLFDGEINGNEYNSGLATATDEVISTYDLDDFEQVYSSMNKTLKSLSTAIGQEEPIVVSLWKPHWAYGAYDLKDLDDPEGALGEPQKIHNLARDGFSGDFPEVAEAIESFYMTDEQLSDVLHLVFQEEEYEDDVGNGVLEWLRDNPFRELTR
- a CDS encoding glycine betaine ABC transporter substrate-binding protein, which produces MTYPPPGSNPPPQGPDYGHPGQHPPQPNMYSYGPPAPPRRNYAAGIVIGVLAVLLLFTGIGIGSYFDLGNDSDSAEISAPSTEESAPGCSTKECADTGFDIPAGNGFIDIAYLSDWQENNVISHMWKMALEDAGYDVRLHDVVSIPVVFKGLAGDDYDLFFGAWSNTHVTYVDGYSDDVEDLGSWYDSAELTLAVPEYVDEVDSIEDLADHADLFNGEITGIEDDSGITTITDEVLSTYDLDDFEQINSSTDSMLNSLDAAIRQVDPIVVPLWKPHWAYGAYDLKVLDDPEGALGETERIHTLARDYFSDEYPEAVEALQTFYMNDQELSELESVVFQDGAYEDDVKAGVLEWLRDNPFNELKK